The genomic segment CAACAATGAAAACTTCCACCGATGAACTGCTGGTGTTCGTCACCGTGATCGACAGCGGCTCGATCACGGCGGCAGCAGAAAAGCTGGGGCAGACCGTGTCCGGCGTGAGTCGCGCGCTCACGCGCCTCGAAAAGAAGCTCGACACCGCGCTGGTGCGCCGCACGACGCGCCGTCTTCATCTGACCGACGAGGGCGATGCGTTCCTGCAACGCGCGCGGGCGATTCTCGATGCGATGGAGGAGGCCGAGGAATCCGTCACCCGCGGTCGCGCGCGGCCATCGGGGCGCCTGCGCGTGGATGCCGCGTCGCCGTTCATGCTGCATTGCGTGGCGCCGCATATGAAGGCGTTTTCGGCGCTGTATCCGGAAATCAGGCTGGAGTTGACCAGCAACGAGCGCATCGTCGATCTGCTCGAACAGAAGGTGGATATCGCGATCCGGATTGGCGCGCTGCAGGATTCGACGCTGCACGCGCGCGCGTTGGGCAGCAGCAAACTCAGAGTGCTCGCGAGTCCGGCGTATCTGGCCGAATACGGCGAGCCGAAATCCGTGGATGCGTTGCGCGCGCATCGGCTGATCGGTTTTACGGCGCCGGAGCATCTGAATCGCTGGCCGCTGCGGGAAGGGCGCGCGGACACTTCCGGCTCGCTGAAGATCGAGCCTGCGATTACCGCGTCGAGCGGCGAAACCTTGCGCCAACTGGTGCTGTCAAGCTGGGGCGTCGCGTGTCTGGCCGACTTCATGACCGCCGCCGACGTGCGCGACGGACGCCTCGTGCCGATTCTCGGCAACGTGCTGGTCGACGAGCGGCAGCCAGTGAGCGCGGTGTATTACCAGAGCGCGTCGCTGTCGGGGCGCGTGCAGAGCTTTCTGGATTTCATTGCTGCTCGCGTGAAGCTCTAGTTTTAGCTGCGGCTTTGGCCGCGAGCCTTTCTTTTCC from the Paraburkholderia fungorum genome contains:
- a CDS encoding LysR family transcriptional regulator → MKTSTDELLVFVTVIDSGSITAAAEKLGQTVSGVSRALTRLEKKLDTALVRRTTRRLHLTDEGDAFLQRARAILDAMEEAEESVTRGRARPSGRLRVDAASPFMLHCVAPHMKAFSALYPEIRLELTSNERIVDLLEQKVDIAIRIGALQDSTLHARALGSSKLRVLASPAYLAEYGEPKSVDALRAHRLIGFTAPEHLNRWPLREGRADTSGSLKIEPAITASSGETLRQLVLSSWGVACLADFMTAADVRDGRLVPILGNVLVDERQPVSAVYYQSASLSGRVQSFLDFIAARVKL